One genomic segment of Rhizobium viscosum includes these proteins:
- the dmeR gene encoding Ni(II)/Co(II)-sensing transcriptional repressor DmeR: MSHTTHQKKKLIARVSRIRGQLEAVERALEGERPCGEILQLLASVRGALTGLTGEVLDDHLHEHVLHAADEKARAEAVEEISEVLRTYIR; encoded by the coding sequence ATGTCCCATACGACCCATCAGAAGAAGAAACTCATTGCCCGCGTCAGCCGTATCCGCGGGCAGCTCGAGGCGGTCGAACGCGCACTGGAGGGCGAACGTCCCTGTGGCGAGATTCTTCAGCTTCTCGCCTCCGTGCGCGGCGCGCTGACGGGTCTCACGGGCGAGGTGCTGGACGACCATCTGCACGAACATGTGCTGCATGCCGCCGACGAGAAGGCGAGGGCTGAGGCGGTCGAGGAGATATCGGAAGTATTGCGAACCTATATCCGCTAA